A genomic region of Kribbella sp. NBC_00382 contains the following coding sequences:
- the ilvC gene encoding ketol-acid reductoisomerase, with the protein MFYDDNADLSVIQGRNVAVLGFGSQGHAHALSLRDSGVDVRVGLPEGSKSRAKAEAQGLRVLTPFEACEEADVIVVLAPDPAQRSLYKEAIEPNLVDGDALVFGHGFNIRFGYIKPPAGVDVFMVAPKGPGHLVRREFSEGRGVPVLVAVEQDASGKAWDLALSYAKGIGGLRAGGIKTTFTEETETDLFGEQAVLCGGVSQLIQSGFEVLTEAGYQPEVAYFECLHELKLIVDLIYEGGIAKQRWSVSDTAEYGDYVSGPRIIDESVKQRMKEVLGDITDGTFAARFIADQDAGAPEFAEFRKKSAEHPIEAVGKELRGLMAWVKSHDDDYVEGSAAR; encoded by the coding sequence ATGTTCTATGACGACAACGCCGACCTGTCGGTGATCCAGGGCCGCAACGTGGCCGTGCTCGGCTTCGGCAGCCAGGGCCACGCCCACGCGCTGTCGCTGCGCGACTCCGGCGTCGACGTCCGGGTCGGCCTGCCGGAGGGCTCGAAGAGCCGCGCCAAGGCCGAGGCCCAGGGCCTGCGGGTGCTCACCCCGTTCGAGGCGTGCGAGGAGGCCGACGTGATCGTCGTGCTCGCGCCGGACCCGGCCCAGCGCTCCCTGTACAAGGAGGCCATCGAGCCGAACCTGGTCGACGGCGACGCGCTCGTCTTCGGCCACGGCTTCAACATCCGGTTCGGCTACATCAAGCCCCCGGCCGGCGTCGACGTCTTCATGGTCGCGCCGAAGGGCCCCGGCCACCTGGTCCGTCGTGAGTTCTCCGAGGGTCGCGGCGTACCGGTGCTCGTCGCCGTCGAGCAGGACGCGTCCGGCAAGGCCTGGGACCTCGCGCTGTCCTACGCCAAGGGCATCGGCGGCCTCCGCGCCGGCGGTATCAAGACCACCTTCACCGAGGAGACCGAGACCGACCTGTTCGGTGAGCAGGCCGTCCTCTGCGGTGGCGTCTCGCAGCTGATCCAGTCCGGCTTCGAGGTACTGACCGAGGCCGGCTACCAGCCGGAGGTCGCCTACTTCGAGTGCCTGCACGAGCTCAAGCTGATCGTCGACCTGATCTACGAAGGCGGCATCGCCAAGCAGCGCTGGTCGGTCTCCGACACCGCCGAGTACGGCGACTACGTCTCCGGCCCGCGGATCATCGACGAGTCGGTCAAGCAGCGGATGAAGGAGGTCCTCGGCGACATCACCGACGGCACCTTCGCGGCCCGCTTCATCGCCGACCAGGACGCCGGCGCGCCGGAGTTCGCCGAGTTCCGCAAGAAGAGCGCCGAGCACCCGATCGAGGCTGTCGGCAAGGAGCTGCGCGGCCTGATGGCATGGGTCAAGTCGCACGACGACGACTACGTCGAGGGCAGCGCGGCTCGCTGA
- a CDS encoding acetolactate synthase large subunit: MSEQLTGAQALIRALEHAGVDTVFGIPGGAILPAYDPMLDSTQIRHILVRHEQGAGHAAQGYASATGKTGVCMATSGPGATNLVTPIADAYMDSVPMVAITGQVASAAIGTDAFQEADIRGITMPITKHNFLVNDPNEIASTIAEAFHIASTGRPGPVLVDVTKDAMQAMVDFRWPTELSLPGYRPVTRPHPKQVREAARLIAAAEKPVLYVGGGVIRAKAHVELKELAEQHGIPVVTTLMARGALPDTHELHFGMPGMHGSVSAVGALQRSDLLICLGARFDDRVTGKLSSFAPEAKVIHADIDPAEIGKNRHADVPIVGDCKEVIVDLIAALNSEIASNGKTPDYSTWRAQLEAVRAKYPVGFDEPEDGSLSPQHVIQRIGQIAGPDAIYTSGVGQHQMWAAHYLPFEKPMHWLNSGGLGTMGYSVPAAMGAKVARPDKTVWAIDGDGCFQMTNQELVTCALEGIPIKVAVINNQSLGMVRQWQTLFYDKRYSNTDLHSARIPDFAKLAEAMGCVGLRCSDKESVDATIDKAMSVTDQPVVVDFVVHRDAMVWPMVAAGSSNDDIQFARDLAPQWDGEEL; encoded by the coding sequence ATGAGTGAGCAGCTGACCGGAGCACAGGCTCTGATCCGCGCACTGGAACATGCCGGAGTGGACACCGTCTTCGGCATCCCGGGCGGCGCGATCCTCCCGGCGTACGACCCGATGCTCGACTCGACCCAGATCCGCCACATCCTGGTACGTCACGAGCAGGGCGCCGGCCACGCAGCCCAGGGCTACGCCTCGGCGACCGGCAAGACCGGCGTCTGCATGGCGACCTCGGGCCCGGGCGCGACCAACCTGGTGACGCCGATCGCCGACGCGTACATGGACTCGGTGCCGATGGTCGCGATCACCGGCCAGGTGGCCAGCGCGGCGATCGGTACGGACGCCTTCCAGGAGGCGGACATCCGCGGCATCACGATGCCGATCACCAAGCACAACTTCCTGGTCAACGACCCGAACGAGATCGCCAGTACGATCGCCGAGGCCTTCCACATCGCGAGCACCGGCCGCCCCGGCCCGGTCCTGGTCGACGTGACCAAGGACGCCATGCAGGCGATGGTCGACTTCCGCTGGCCGACCGAGCTCTCGCTACCCGGCTACCGCCCGGTGACCCGCCCGCACCCCAAGCAGGTGCGCGAGGCGGCCCGCCTGATCGCCGCCGCGGAGAAGCCGGTCCTGTACGTCGGCGGCGGCGTGATCCGCGCCAAGGCACACGTCGAGCTGAAGGAACTGGCCGAGCAGCACGGCATCCCCGTCGTCACCACGCTGATGGCACGGGGTGCGCTGCCCGACACGCACGAGCTGCACTTCGGCATGCCGGGCATGCACGGTTCGGTCTCGGCCGTCGGTGCGCTGCAGCGGTCCGACCTGCTGATCTGCCTGGGCGCCCGCTTCGACGACCGGGTGACCGGCAAGCTGAGCTCGTTCGCGCCCGAGGCCAAGGTGATCCACGCGGACATCGACCCGGCCGAGATCGGCAAGAATCGGCACGCCGACGTCCCGATCGTGGGTGACTGCAAGGAGGTCATCGTCGATCTGATCGCGGCGCTGAACAGCGAGATCGCGAGCAACGGCAAGACCCCGGACTACTCCACCTGGCGCGCCCAGCTCGAGGCGGTCCGGGCGAAGTACCCGGTCGGCTTCGACGAGCCGGAGGACGGCAGTCTGTCCCCGCAGCACGTGATCCAGCGGATCGGCCAGATCGCCGGACCGGACGCGATCTACACCAGCGGCGTCGGCCAGCACCAGATGTGGGCCGCGCACTACCTGCCGTTCGAGAAGCCGATGCACTGGCTGAACTCCGGCGGCCTCGGCACCATGGGGTACTCCGTGCCCGCGGCGATGGGCGCGAAGGTCGCGCGGCCGGACAAGACCGTCTGGGCGATCGACGGCGACGGCTGCTTCCAGATGACGAATCAGGAGCTCGTCACCTGCGCGCTGGAGGGCATCCCGATCAAGGTCGCGGTGATCAACAACCAGTCGCTGGGCATGGTCCGGCAGTGGCAGACGCTGTTCTACGACAAGCGGTACTCCAACACCGACCTGCACTCGGCCCGGATCCCGGACTTCGCCAAGCTGGCCGAGGCGATGGGCTGCGTCGGGCTGCGCTGCTCCGACAAGGAGTCGGTCGACGCCACCATCGACAAGGCGATGTCGGTCACCGATCAGCCGGTCGTGGTCGACTTCGTCGTGCACCGCGACGCAATGGTCTGGCCGATGGTGGCGGCCGGCAGCAGCAACGACGACATCCAGTTCGCCCGCGACCTGGCCCCGCAGTGGGATGGGGAGGAGCTGTAA
- the ilvD gene encoding dihydroxy-acid dehydratase codes for MVDIKPRSRTVTDGLEATASRGMLRAVGMGDDDWAKPQIGVASSWNEITPCNLSLDRLAKAVKDGVHAAKGYPLEFGTISVSDGISMGHVGMHYSLVSREIIADSVETVMEAERLDGSVLLAGCDKSLPGMLMAAARLDLASVFLYAGSIMPGKLGDKDVTIIDAFEAVGACVRGLITREEVDAVERAICPGEGACGGMYTANTMASAAEALGMSLPGSAAPPAVDRRRDGFARKSGEAVVNLLTKGITARQILTKEAFENAIAVVMALGGSTNAVLHLLAIAREAEVDLTLDDFNRVGDKVPHLGDLKPFGRYVMTDVDRVGGIPVVMRALLDAGLLHGDCMTVTGKTMAENLADIAPPDVDGTIIRALDKPIHGTGGITILKGSLAPDGAVVKSAGFDEDVFEGTARVFDGERGAMDAVGELKPGDVVVIRYEGPKGGPGMREMLAVTGAIKGAGLGKDVLLLTDGRFSGGTTGLCVGHVAPEAVDGGPIAFVRDGDRITLDVKNRTLDLHVDADELQRRSEGWTPKEPAITRGVLGKYRRLVTSASQGAVCIS; via the coding sequence ATGGTTGATATCAAGCCGAGAAGCCGCACGGTCACCGATGGGCTGGAGGCGACGGCCTCGCGGGGCATGTTGCGGGCCGTCGGGATGGGGGACGACGACTGGGCCAAGCCGCAGATCGGGGTCGCCTCGAGCTGGAACGAGATCACCCCGTGCAACCTGTCCCTCGACCGGCTCGCGAAGGCGGTCAAGGACGGCGTGCACGCGGCCAAGGGGTATCCGCTCGAGTTCGGCACGATCAGCGTGTCCGACGGCATCTCGATGGGCCACGTCGGCATGCACTACTCGCTGGTCAGCCGCGAGATCATCGCCGACTCGGTCGAGACGGTGATGGAGGCCGAGCGGCTCGACGGATCCGTCCTGCTGGCCGGCTGTGACAAGTCGCTGCCGGGCATGCTGATGGCCGCGGCCCGACTCGATCTGGCGAGTGTCTTCCTGTACGCCGGATCGATCATGCCCGGCAAGCTCGGGGACAAGGACGTCACCATCATCGACGCCTTCGAGGCCGTCGGCGCGTGTGTGCGCGGGCTGATCACCCGCGAGGAGGTCGACGCCGTCGAGCGCGCGATCTGCCCGGGGGAGGGCGCCTGCGGTGGCATGTACACGGCGAACACGATGGCCTCCGCGGCCGAGGCGCTCGGGATGTCGCTGCCCGGCTCGGCAGCACCGCCTGCGGTCGACCGACGTAGAGACGGTTTCGCCCGCAAGTCAGGCGAGGCGGTGGTCAACCTGCTCACAAAAGGGATCACGGCAAGGCAGATCCTCACCAAGGAAGCGTTCGAGAACGCGATCGCCGTCGTGATGGCGCTCGGCGGTTCGACCAACGCCGTCCTTCACCTGCTCGCGATCGCCCGCGAGGCCGAGGTCGACCTCACCCTCGACGACTTCAACCGGGTCGGCGACAAGGTCCCGCACCTGGGCGACCTGAAGCCGTTCGGCCGGTACGTGATGACGGATGTCGACCGCGTCGGCGGCATCCCGGTCGTCATGCGCGCGCTGCTCGACGCCGGTCTATTGCACGGTGACTGCATGACGGTGACCGGCAAGACGATGGCCGAGAACCTCGCCGACATCGCCCCGCCGGACGTCGACGGCACGATCATCCGCGCGCTGGACAAGCCGATCCACGGCACCGGTGGCATCACCATTCTCAAGGGCAGCCTCGCCCCGGATGGTGCCGTGGTGAAGAGCGCCGGCTTCGACGAGGACGTCTTCGAAGGTACTGCGCGCGTCTTCGACGGCGAGCGCGGTGCGATGGACGCCGTCGGCGAACTCAAGCCCGGCGACGTCGTGGTGATCCGCTACGAAGGTCCGAAGGGCGGCCCGGGGATGCGCGAGATGCTGGCCGTCACCGGCGCGATCAAGGGCGCCGGCCTCGGCAAGGACGTGCTGCTGCTGACCGACGGCCGCTTCTCCGGCGGTACTACGGGACTCTGCGTCGGCCACGTCGCGCCCGAGGCGGTCGACGGCGGCCCGATCGCGTTCGTCCGCGACGGCGACCGGATCACCCTGGACGTCAAGAACCGCACCCTCGACCTGCACGTGGATGCCGATGAGCTGCAACGGCGCAGCGAGGGTTGGACGCCCAAGGAGCCCGCGATCACCAGGGGCGTGCTGGGCAAGTACCGGCGACTTGTCACCTCCGCCTCTCAAGGCGCTGTCTGCATCTCCTAA
- a CDS encoding aldo/keto reductase, giving the protein MQALKLSNGAEIPALGLGVWQVPEGPVTEAAVTAALETGYRLIDTAQAYGNESSVGRALRSSGVPREEIFLTTKFLPSHRDPLAEMEKSLERLDTDYVDLYLVHWPQGGPTAAWSGMEAAHAAGLAKAIGVSNFSATELAEVIKASEVAPMANQFQYSPFLDRRALVDACLASNVVPQGYSPLGTGEHLDDPVVAKLAAATGRTPAQVLIRWSLQRGVSVIPKSSTPSRIQENFAALDFELDEDAMAALDALDTSGHTADAKAPGQKWWS; this is encoded by the coding sequence ATGCAAGCACTGAAGCTTTCGAACGGCGCTGAGATCCCCGCACTCGGGCTGGGGGTCTGGCAGGTACCAGAGGGCCCGGTCACCGAAGCGGCGGTGACCGCGGCGCTCGAGACCGGGTACCGGCTGATCGACACGGCTCAGGCGTACGGCAACGAGTCGAGCGTCGGCCGAGCGCTCCGGAGCAGCGGCGTACCGCGGGAGGAGATCTTCCTGACGACGAAGTTCCTCCCGAGCCACCGCGATCCCCTGGCCGAGATGGAGAAGAGCCTCGAACGGCTCGACACCGACTACGTCGACCTGTACCTCGTCCACTGGCCGCAGGGCGGGCCGACGGCCGCCTGGTCCGGCATGGAGGCAGCCCACGCCGCCGGCCTGGCGAAGGCCATCGGCGTCTCCAACTTCAGCGCCACCGAACTGGCCGAGGTAATCAAGGCCAGCGAAGTAGCCCCCATGGCCAACCAGTTCCAGTACAGCCCGTTCCTGGACCGCCGAGCTCTGGTCGACGCCTGCCTAGCCTCCAACGTAGTCCCCCAGGGCTACAGCCCCCTGGGAACCGGCGAACACCTAGACGACCCAGTAGTAGCCAAGCTGGCAGCCGCCACCGGCCGCACCCCCGCCCAGGTCCTGATCCGCTGGTCCCTCCAACGAGGCGTCTCAGTCATCCCCAAGTCGTCCACCCCTAGCCGAATCCAGGAAAACTTCGCCGCCTTGGACTTCGAACTAGACGAGGACGCGATGGCAGCCCTGGACGCCCTAGACACCTCCGGTCACACCGCAGACGCAAAGGCCCCCGGCCAGAAGTGGTGGTCCTGA
- the serA gene encoding phosphoglycerate dehydrogenase, producing the protein MTDAQRPVVLIAEELSPATVEALGPDFEIRHANGADRAELIPAIADVDAILIRSATKVDAEALAAAKKLKVVARAGVGLDNVDVKAATQAGVMVVNAPTSNIVSAAELAVALLLAAARRVPAADLSLKNGEWKRSKFSGVELFEKTVGIVGLGKIGVLVAQRLAAFGMNVIAYDPYVQAGRAAQMGVRLASLDELLAASDFISVHLPKTPETIGLIGDEQLHKVKPEVIIVNAARGGIVDEAALYSALKEGRVAAAGLDVFAKEPCTDSPLFEFENVVATPHLGASTEEAQEKAGIAVAKSVRLALSGELVPDAVNVQGGVIAEDVRPGIALTEKLGRIFTALAGGVAQQLDVEVRGEITQYDVKVLELAALKGVFADVVEDNVSYVNAPLLAAERGLEVRLVTDHDSPEHRNLITLRGTLADGGQVSVSGTLVGVKQSERLVEIDGFDLEVELAAHLAFLSYEDRPGIVGQVGGILGKSEINIAGMQVSRDRKGGKALVALSVDSSIPTSVLDDIATAVQADTARAVDLEV; encoded by the coding sequence ATGACTGACGCTCAACGGCCCGTCGTCCTGATCGCCGAAGAACTGTCCCCGGCCACCGTCGAGGCGCTCGGCCCCGACTTCGAGATCCGGCACGCGAACGGCGCCGACCGCGCCGAGCTGATCCCGGCCATCGCCGACGTCGACGCGATCCTGATCAGGTCCGCGACCAAGGTGGACGCCGAGGCGCTCGCCGCCGCCAAGAAGCTCAAGGTGGTCGCCCGCGCCGGCGTCGGCCTCGACAACGTCGACGTGAAGGCCGCCACCCAGGCCGGCGTGATGGTCGTCAACGCGCCGACCTCCAACATCGTCAGCGCCGCCGAGCTGGCCGTCGCGCTGCTGCTCGCCGCCGCCCGCCGCGTCCCGGCCGCCGACCTCTCGCTGAAGAACGGCGAGTGGAAGCGGTCGAAGTTCTCCGGCGTCGAGCTGTTCGAGAAGACCGTCGGCATCGTCGGCCTGGGCAAGATCGGTGTCCTGGTCGCCCAGCGGCTGGCCGCCTTCGGCATGAACGTGATCGCGTACGACCCGTACGTGCAGGCCGGCCGCGCCGCCCAGATGGGCGTCCGGCTCGCGTCGCTGGACGAGCTGCTGGCCGCGTCCGACTTCATCTCCGTGCACCTGCCGAAGACGCCCGAGACGATCGGGCTGATCGGCGACGAGCAGCTGCACAAGGTCAAGCCCGAGGTCATCATCGTCAACGCCGCCCGCGGTGGCATCGTCGACGAGGCCGCGCTGTACTCCGCGCTGAAGGAGGGCCGGGTTGCCGCGGCCGGGCTCGACGTCTTCGCCAAAGAGCCGTGCACCGACTCGCCGCTGTTCGAGTTCGAGAATGTCGTCGCCACGCCGCACCTGGGCGCCTCCACCGAGGAAGCGCAGGAGAAGGCCGGTATCGCCGTCGCCAAGTCCGTCCGGCTCGCGCTGTCGGGTGAGCTCGTGCCCGACGCGGTCAACGTCCAGGGCGGGGTCATCGCCGAGGACGTCCGGCCGGGGATCGCGTTGACTGAGAAGTTGGGGCGGATCTTTACCGCTCTCGCTGGTGGGGTCGCACAGCAGTTGGACGTCGAGGTGCGTGGTGAGATCACGCAGTACGACGTGAAGGTGCTCGAGCTGGCCGCGCTGAAGGGCGTGTTCGCCGATGTGGTCGAGGACAACGTGTCGTACGTGAACGCGCCGCTGCTGGCGGCCGAGCGTGGGCTTGAGGTCCGGCTCGTCACCGACCACGACAGCCCGGAGCACCGCAACCTGATCACCCTGCGCGGCACGCTCGCCGACGGTGGACAGGTGTCCGTGTCCGGCACGCTGGTCGGCGTCAAGCAGTCCGAGCGGCTGGTCGAGATCGACGGCTTCGACCTCGAGGTCGAGCTGGCGGCGCACCTGGCGTTCCTGAGCTACGAGGACCGGCCCGGCATCGTCGGCCAGGTCGGTGGGATCCTCGGCAAGTCCGAGATCAACATCGCCGGCATGCAGGTCAGCCGCGACCGCAAGGGCGGCAAGGCGCTGGTGGCGCTGAGCGTCGACTCCAGCATCCCGACGTCGGTGCTGGACGACATCGCCACCGCAGTACAGGCCGACACCGCTCGCGCGGTCGACCTCGAGGTCTGA
- a CDS encoding O-methyltransferase, translating to MSAPPELPPLVSAALSLSGRRGFVSATRNETGRLLATLAASRTGTLGEVGTGCGVGSAWLRHGATDDTKIVTAESDPQLAQVVKELFADDGRIEVLSADWTALIERGPFSLLFVDAREAKLSARDVIAEAVEPGGFVVLDDFTPSAVWPPMYEGRVDTLRQEWLQDKRFTTVEIMVATDAAVLLATKR from the coding sequence GTGAGTGCTCCCCCAGAACTGCCGCCGCTGGTCTCAGCGGCCCTCAGCCTGTCCGGACGCCGTGGATTCGTCAGCGCGACGCGCAACGAGACCGGCCGATTGCTCGCCACCCTGGCGGCTTCCCGGACCGGAACGCTCGGCGAGGTCGGTACCGGCTGCGGCGTCGGGTCGGCCTGGCTGCGGCACGGCGCGACCGACGACACCAAGATCGTCACCGCCGAGAGCGACCCGCAACTGGCTCAGGTGGTCAAGGAGCTCTTCGCCGACGACGGCCGGATCGAGGTCCTGTCGGCGGACTGGACGGCACTGATCGAGCGCGGCCCGTTCTCGTTGCTCTTCGTCGACGCCCGCGAGGCCAAGCTGTCGGCCCGCGACGTGATCGCGGAGGCAGTCGAGCCGGGCGGCTTCGTAGTACTGGACGACTTCACCCCGTCCGCCGTGTGGCCGCCGATGTACGAAGGCCGCGTCGACACCCTGCGCCAGGAATGGCTCCAGGACAAACGCTTCACCACGGTAGAGATCATGGTCGCCACCGACGCCGCAGTCCTCCTCGCCACCAAGCGCTAG
- a CDS encoding 3-isopropylmalate dehydrogenase, producing the protein MSTQKSFKLAVVGGDGIGPEVTAEALKVLDAVSANYGVTFERTEYDLGAKRWHETGETLPDAELEEIRGHDAILLGAVGDPTVPSGVLERGLLLKLRFALDHYVNLRPSKVYPSVGSPLANPGEVDFVVVREGTEGPYTGNGGALRVGTPAEIATEVSVNTAYGVERVVRDAFARAQARPRKKLTLVHKNNVLVYAGHLWKRTVDAVAVEFPDITVDYLHVDAATIFLVTDPARFDVIVTDNLFGDIITDLAAAISGGIGLAASGNINPDKTAPSMFEPVHGSAPDIAGQQKADPTAAILSTALLCDHLGLTEAAAAIEAAVTADIEERTGAPRTTSEIGDAIAKRAAG; encoded by the coding sequence GTGAGCACGCAAAAGTCGTTCAAGCTGGCAGTAGTAGGTGGCGACGGGATCGGTCCCGAGGTCACCGCCGAGGCGCTCAAGGTCCTCGACGCGGTCAGCGCGAACTACGGCGTCACGTTCGAGCGCACGGAGTACGACCTGGGCGCGAAGCGCTGGCACGAGACCGGCGAGACGCTGCCGGACGCCGAGCTCGAGGAGATCCGCGGCCACGACGCGATCCTGCTCGGCGCCGTCGGCGACCCGACAGTGCCGTCCGGTGTGCTCGAGCGCGGCCTGCTCCTCAAGCTCCGGTTCGCCCTGGACCACTACGTGAACCTGCGTCCGTCGAAGGTCTACCCGAGTGTCGGCTCGCCGCTGGCGAACCCCGGCGAGGTCGACTTCGTCGTCGTCCGTGAGGGCACCGAAGGTCCGTACACGGGCAACGGTGGCGCGCTCCGCGTGGGGACCCCGGCCGAGATCGCGACCGAGGTCTCCGTCAACACGGCGTACGGCGTGGAGCGGGTCGTCCGTGACGCGTTCGCCCGGGCGCAGGCGCGGCCGCGCAAGAAGCTGACGCTGGTCCACAAGAACAACGTGCTCGTATACGCCGGTCACCTCTGGAAGCGGACCGTCGACGCCGTCGCGGTCGAGTTCCCCGACATCACCGTCGACTACCTGCACGTGGACGCGGCGACGATCTTCCTGGTCACCGACCCGGCCCGCTTCGACGTGATCGTCACCGACAACCTGTTCGGCGACATCATCACCGACCTGGCCGCCGCGATCAGCGGTGGCATCGGGCTGGCCGCGAGCGGCAACATCAACCCGGACAAGACCGCGCCGAGCATGTTCGAGCCGGTGCACGGCTCCGCGCCGGACATCGCCGGCCAGCAGAAAGCGGACCCGACGGCAGCGATCCTGTCCACCGCTCTGCTCTGCGACCACCTCGGCCTGACCGAGGCGGCGGCGGCGATCGAGGCGGCCGTGACGGCCGACATCGAGGAGCGTACGGGCGCGCCCCGGACCACCTCGGAGATCGGTGACGCGATCGCCAAGCGCGCCGCGGGCTGA
- the ilvN gene encoding acetolactate synthase small subunit, whose product MSKHTLSILVENKHGVLARVAALISRRGFNIDSLAVGPTEHPEVSRMTIAVSVDEQPLEQITKQLNKLINVIKIVELEPTATVQRELLLVKVKADTLSRGQVLETVQLFRAKVVDVAPDAITIEATGNPEKLEAMLRVLEPFGVRELVQSGMVAIGRGSRSISDRTLRPVPVPPPHVATGSPTLQARPAGTTNGTPSAPSTPANPANPNHPVPHPPPGHRPAPARQA is encoded by the coding sequence ATGTCCAAGCACACCCTGAGCATCCTGGTCGAGAACAAGCACGGTGTTCTGGCTCGGGTCGCGGCGCTCATCTCGCGCCGCGGGTTCAACATCGACTCACTGGCCGTCGGCCCGACCGAGCACCCCGAGGTGTCCCGGATGACCATCGCGGTCAGCGTGGACGAGCAGCCTTTGGAGCAGATCACCAAGCAGCTGAACAAGCTGATCAACGTGATCAAGATCGTCGAGCTCGAGCCGACCGCCACCGTGCAGCGTGAACTGCTGCTGGTGAAGGTCAAGGCGGACACCCTGAGCCGCGGACAGGTGCTGGAGACCGTCCAGCTGTTCCGTGCGAAGGTGGTGGACGTCGCGCCGGACGCGATCACCATCGAGGCCACCGGTAACCCCGAGAAGCTCGAAGCCATGCTCCGGGTGCTGGAACCCTTCGGCGTCCGCGAGCTGGTTCAGTCCGGCATGGTCGCGATCGGGCGGGGCAGCCGCTCCATCTCCGACCGCACCCTGCGCCCGGTCCCGGTACCGCCGCCACACGTGGCGACCGGGTCCCCGACGCTGCAGGCCCGCCCGGCCGGTACGACCAACGGCACCCCGAGCGCCCCGAGCACACCGGCCAACCCGGCCAACCCGAATCACCCGGTGCCGCACCCGCCGCCGGGTCACCGTCCCGCTCCCGCCCGCCAGGCCTGA
- a CDS encoding S1 family peptidase yields MVDSGRRELPKPPRRVPSGVLTPLTSIEAPPPRRPAVTTQPPLPPRFRPRFVVPLVVFVLVLGAGAGWLIRQDSLTLNAAGVLETAGPSVVKILATTCEGTGIATGVLLDDGLVLTAASAIKKPMAVALVTSTGDVRRANVLGSSADGVAVLRMIGQLPNPAAELASKEPPASADRAVVGFIANGSQTIQPLGTAKSPTPLASVLNATKLGGPALDGSGRVIGLITGDTVQTATIVPAAKLRQYAGTGQPGITPEPGGTCVRSRGPQAAIVPELTVANTPLAGEVQTLIGAFMTTTNRHDFVGLRALYSTRLAKNLTEEEDRQHHQTSYLFGPRIIEVTQVGETVNARVTYSVLFSPNSAGALGQTCNRLDNRYQLVREKGRLLVDRAVAVRDPQPCD; encoded by the coding sequence ATGGTGGACAGCGGCAGGCGAGAGCTGCCGAAGCCGCCTCGCCGCGTCCCGTCCGGAGTACTGACTCCGCTGACCTCGATCGAGGCGCCACCGCCTCGTCGGCCGGCCGTGACCACGCAGCCGCCGTTGCCGCCGAGGTTCCGGCCGCGATTCGTGGTTCCGCTGGTCGTCTTCGTACTAGTCCTGGGCGCGGGCGCCGGCTGGCTGATCCGCCAGGACAGCCTGACCCTGAACGCGGCCGGGGTGCTCGAGACGGCCGGTCCGAGCGTCGTCAAGATCCTCGCCACCACCTGCGAGGGCACCGGCATCGCAACCGGCGTACTGCTCGACGACGGGCTGGTACTGACCGCCGCCTCGGCGATCAAGAAGCCGATGGCCGTCGCGCTGGTGACGTCGACCGGTGACGTCCGCCGGGCCAACGTGCTCGGCAGTAGCGCCGACGGCGTCGCAGTACTGCGGATGATCGGCCAACTGCCCAACCCCGCAGCTGAGTTGGCGTCGAAGGAGCCACCCGCTAGCGCTGACCGGGCGGTGGTCGGGTTCATCGCCAACGGGTCGCAGACGATCCAGCCGCTCGGTACGGCGAAGAGCCCCACGCCGCTGGCATCGGTGCTCAACGCAACGAAACTCGGCGGGCCGGCCCTGGACGGCTCCGGGCGCGTGATCGGCCTGATCACCGGCGACACGGTGCAGACGGCGACGATCGTCCCGGCCGCGAAACTGCGCCAGTACGCCGGTACGGGCCAGCCCGGCATCACCCCCGAACCCGGTGGCACCTGCGTCCGCTCGCGTGGACCGCAGGCCGCGATCGTGCCCGAGCTGACCGTGGCCAACACGCCGCTCGCGGGCGAGGTCCAGACGCTGATCGGCGCGTTCATGACCACCACGAACAGGCACGATTTCGTCGGTCTGAGGGCGCTCTACTCGACGCGACTCGCCAAGAACCTCACCGAGGAGGAGGACCGCCAGCACCACCAGACGTCGTACCTGTTCGGTCCCCGGATCATCGAGGTGACCCAGGTGGGGGAGACGGTCAACGCCCGGGTGACGTACAGCGTGCTGTTCTCGCCGAACAGCGCCGGCGCGCTCGGCCAGACCTGCAACCGGCTCGACAACCGGTACCAGCTGGTCCGGGAGAAGGGCAGGCTGCTGGTCGACCGGGCGGTCGCGGTACGGGATCCGCAGCCCTGCGACTGA